The stretch of DNA tagaggtcaagtgagaggccaagtggcacaagcagttggtaccgatgggatctttactgctttcaagaggatggatccgcctgaatttgcaggaagcactgatccgttggtggcagtagagtggatcaaggcacttgaggctatttttgatcatctcaactatgcagacaaagacagagttagatgtgcagtgttcatgttagtcaaggctgcacgcatttggtggaatgctaccaaggttagtgtggatcttccggcattgaagtggtcagagttcactgatcttttctatgacaagtacttcccagacgcacttcgagctaggaaggtgactgagttcttggagcttcgacagggaggcatgaatgttgatgagtacattctgaaattcgaggagggctgtctgtttgcctcgtatattgcttccaatgacaaagacaaaggtgctcatttcattagaggccttagggcagaaatcagaagggacattaatatgtcgaaggctgtgacattcaaagagattgtggctaatgCTCTGTTGgctgagcaagatgagaaaaGACATTGCTAGGGAGAGacaagcgaggcagcaggccattgctcaaagaggGCAAGGTTCAAGTCAGAGAGGAAAGGGCAAGTTTCaaagggaaaggcaagttagagccgagtcctaaaccaccggcagttccatttgatcccgagaagccATCCCAAGTGCGGTAggcatcatcggggagagtgcagatttggtactcatacttgctacagatgtggcactgcaggccatattgccaaggattgtccaagaggagcgagtaaagagaaggtgcagggacgcatctttaccatgacaaaggaaggtataaaccatgattcttctgtgatctctagtactattttaatttcaggcagagtaactacgacattgattgatacaggtgctactcattcttttatgtctgaaccatttttgagatctttgggtatagttccttctgttattcccctccagtttaatgttgtattgccttcgggggatgtgttgtgcccgacatctattgtgtatgcgtgctctgttcaaattgatgagcgagtggtttatgctgatttgattgttatccctatggttgcgtttgatattatacttggcatggattggctatcaacctatcgtgcagtgattgattgcgttgctaagacggtgaaatttgcagatgatggcagtagggaaggtatgctcgccagtgcaggtacttcgctggtccttccttttatttcaggtcttgaggctaagaagttgttgtttagaggttgtgatgggtttttggcttcgattgtggatgtggatagaattgtgaaattgaatattgatgtggtgagagagttccctgatgtttttgaggatgatgtgtcgggtttgccgccggacagagatgtggagtttgtgattgatctagttccaggtacggttcctatttccaaggctccgtacagaatggcccctacagagatgatagagttgaagacgcagttgcaggatcttttggataaaggtttcattcggccgagttcttcgccttggggagctccggttcttttcgtcaagaagaaagatgggactttgcggctgtgtattgattatagagagatcaacaaggtgatgattaagaataagtatccgttgccacggatagacgatctgtttgaccaactgcaaggggctaccgtgttttcgaagattgatctgcgatctagctattatcagttgaaagttagggagtctgatatccctaagacggcgttccggaccaggtacggtcattatgaatttcttgttatgtcgtttggtctgactaatgctccttcaatcttcatggatctgatgaaccgagtgttcaagccgtatttggatagctttgtcattgttttcatcgatgacatattgatttattccaagactagagagcttcattcagagcacctcagagttgtgcttcagttgttgagagagaagaggttgtatgctaagttgaagaaatgtgagttctggttggagcagatttctttcttaggccatgttgtttcaaaggatggtatagctgttaaTCCTgtgaaaatcgaggcgattcagaaatggcctatccctaccactgtatcagaggtacgcagttttctttgtttggcgggttattatcgtcgttttatttcagatttctccaagattgccctgccgttaaccaatctgacgaggaagactgtgaagtttgagtggtccaatgaatgccaaagtggatttcaagagttgaaagataagttgacgtcagctccggtacttgcattgcccagtggttcagaggactttgttgtttatactgacgcgtcgaagaaaggtcttggtgcagtgctgatgcaacgtggaaaggttatagcctatgcttctcgccagttgaaggactacgagaagaattatcctacgcatgatctggaactggcagctgtggtattcgccctgaaaatctggagacattacttatatggcgaaaagtgtgaaattttcacggaccacaagagtttgaagtatttgttttcccagaaagaactcaatatgagacagagacggtggttagagcttgtcaaagattatgatgtgactattaattaccacccagggaaagcgaatgttgtagcagatgcattgagccgtaagtcaagtTCTTCCTTGAGTTCTATGATCTAGAAACCGTTGTTGTTGGATTTGCaacgagaggagatagctttggtggttccgggaaccattgctcgttTTTCAGCGTTATCATTCGGTCTACTTTGacagacaggatccgtagagagcaagcCATTGATGCacagttgacagagttgagagccagagcagaggaaagaggtaattcagagtttggattgaatggagatggtttggtgactttcagaggccgtttatgtattcctgttggtgatgatattcggcgagacgtcttgacagaggcacataccgcgccatactcgatatatccaggtggtaccaagatgtattaggatcttcgtagactctattggtggccaggtatgaagaaggatattgccatgtttatttctcagtgcctaacttgtcagtaggtgaaaatcgaacatcagaaacctgctgggacattgctgtcattgccgattcctcaatggaaatgagagcatattacgatggacttcgtgactggtcttccaaggatgcagaaaggttttaactctatttgggttattgttgattggttgaccaagtcagcgcattttcttccagtcaagacgacgtattctatgaaccagtatgccgaagagtacatagcagagattgttagacttcatggtgttcctgtgtcgatcgtgtctgatcgtgaccctagatttacttcagagttttggaagagttttcacagagctatgggttcacggttagcattcagtacatcatatcatccccagagcgacggtcaatcaaagagagttattcagattctagaggatatgctcagagcttgtattattgattatcctggtagctgggattccaaattgcctcttgttgagttcacgtacaataatagctaccaagcaacgattggcatggcaccgtatgaagcactttatggcagaaagtgtagatcgcccttgtattgggatgagattggtgagaggaagatgttgggtccagagttggtccaacagacagctgatgttgttgctgttatccaagagagaatgaagacagcacagtcgagacagaagagctatgctgatgtgcgtcgtaggccattgcagtttgaggttggagaccatgtattcttgaagatagcacctcttaaaggtgtgatgcggtttggcaagaagggaaagttgagtccgagatttattggcccatttgagatcttggatagagttggtgatcgagcttacaggttagccctaccgccagatcttgacagagttcataatgtttttcatgtttcaatgctcaggaagtacattgcgaatccttcccatgttcttcaccacgagccattggatttgatgcCGAATTTGATGTATCAAGAGATTCCGATCCAGATTCTGGAttgcaaagttaaagtgttgagaaacaaagagattgatattgttaaagtcctttggaggaatcatttgattgaagaagccacgtggaaACCAGatgatgagatgaaagagaagtatcctgagttgtttgcgcagtgacgtcaatttcgaggacgaaattcctctaaggaggggagattgtaatagccaagcctggtgaacggtatggtCTAAGATTTcatatgattattgactatttggtcgagtttagtatggttttgatgttaagaatcttgatttatgatttatagtattgttgtttATAGTTGTTGTGTGGCAATTATTGTATCAGcattgcgattcgattttagttgcatagagtttgttgttggcttcaggtgacagtgcacccgcgctcaagagaagaccgcacccgcggtctttaattcagatttttgatgagattgccgaagtcacaccgcacccgcggtgtaaaggTTACCGCACCCGTGGTCGTCATGTTTGGATTTTTGGTTGGAATGCCGAAGGCActgcgcacccgcggtgcaaggtataacgcacctgcggtcgatgaACAGTAGAAACGTGCTTTCGGATTTAAGTGAGATAAATGGATGAGTTgctcacttttctctcatttctttcccattctctcggtttcttcagagcaaggaagctagggttccttttcctttcatttccttcctttgattcttgcatcttgttgGTTGTTTGTATTGAgagcaaggttattttgggttcaaggaagctaaggtaagcttttggtttagtttattcttagttttggtgttgggagaaatcatgggtttggtgatggtgttggttttatggattaattgatatgggtttatgattattgagatgttgatggttcaatacatggtttattgttgtaggttgtgtaccaagagatATACTCAAGGGTtttattggttgtaagtggaatttcattccttgtgcttacatgatagtatatgtatggtgtttcaatggttttatcatgttattcccttccatttgattcatattatgtattgatatacttggttgtatattagaggcaattgaatgtctcaattgtgaaaaaggaaatacaaaagaaagagtatgcaaagtgtttgtttaaatgcccaagagagagttcaaaggatttatggattgatagatacatagtcagagattgcatgcaattagttgatcaatgaccataggcttatatccctcagagttatcgatttatgtcgatgggatataggtacagagatagagatagtatatagatatcaatccaacagagaaaagagaaataccatcgttattgttattcatactatgatattcatgtttcagagttgatggtatttaatgttttcaaagtcatgtttttcagagtatgctatgtatccattgctatgtaagagttccacttgctgagttttatactcatttcagttatttcatgtgatgcagataagagcgacgggccgggatgttgattgtgggccggagtcatgtgcatatagagaaggaaggaagaagatattttgatagcatcttggacatgatcacaaaaatgatattttgtattttgttgtatcatttgattgatcatgtatatgcatttgtttgtaaaggttttatgtcaagaaattttAATCCTTGCTCCCTTcaagcaaaatttttatttagaattcCGCTGTGATTTTTATTAAAGTGGTTCAGAGGGTGTTACAAAACAAATAATCAATTCTGGGCAGTGGATATCTACTTTTGATTGTCACTTTGTTCAActccctataatcaatacataggcGAAGGGTACcgttttcttcttcacaaataaaacaaggtgcaccccatggtgaaaagcttGGTCTAATAAATCATTTATCAAGTAATTCttgtaactgttctttcaattccttcATTTCTGCAGGAGCTAATCGATAAGtagcttttgagatcggatgagTTCCTGCCACAACATCAATCACAAATTCGATTTCTCTATCTGGGGGTAAGCATGTTATATCATCGGGAAATACCTCTGAGAATTCACAAACAACATCTATATCTTTTAACTCACGAACAGGTGGGTCAATAATTAAAACAGATGCTAAATACCCTTGACACCCTTTCTACAGTAATTTACATGCCTTAATACAAGAGATTATCGTAAGAGGTAAGGATATACATGCACTTGTTACTGTCAATGGTTCAGCTCCTACTGGCGCGAACTTGATCATTTTCTTGACACAATGAATCGTAACTCTATATTTcgagagccaatccattccaTGTATTACATTAAAATCAGGTATTTTCAGAACAATCAAATTGGCATACATCTCACGGCCTTGGACATATATTGGACACCCTCGCACCATCTGATATGTCTGTAATTCTTGCCCGGAAGGTAAAGTTATGGTGAGTTGTGTCTCTGTTGTAATTGCTATAATGCCCAGTCTCCATACAAACGATTTCAAAATAAAGGAATGTGTGGCTCTTGAATCTAGTGAAACAATCGTAATGAtaccagaaatcaagaacatactAGTTATCAACTATGAATCCGCATCCACTTCCTCTTTGTTCATCGAGAAGAGCCGTCCTTCTACTTTCTCAGAACTCGCTGGAAAATTTATGGCGAGATGCCCTGGTTTTTTCAACATTAACAAACATTGGCACCTTGCATACATTCACCGCCATGGGGTTTTCCACATTTAGGACAAGGTGGTCTGTCCTATTCCTTACGTGGAGGGAGACCCTTGTCATGACATTTCGAGTACCTTTGCTATCAGTATTTTTGCCTTGTCATGTTCCTTGGCTCTTTCGAAAGTACTGCTGCCTTCGCTATTGCATGTCTCTGTTAATGTCTTGTTCATCATGTTCTGCCATAAGTGCCCTTTCCACTATCTCTCCGTATGTAACAACTTTTGACATTCGTACATCTCTTTTAAGTTAAGAGTGAATTCCCCACATGAAGTGTTCGTCCTTACTTGTATCATCCTGTGCAATATTTGGTATATATTGGACTCCAGCCTCGAATTGTTGTCTGTATTCAGTCATTGACATGGTTCCTTGCTTCAAATTGAGGAAATCACTGGCTTTCTTGGCTCGGACATCTTtactgaaatatttattgtagaACATGGTTCTAAAAGTCTCCCATGTCAATGGTCTGACTAATAATTCCATCTTTtcactctcccaccatattcttgcatgttttgttaacaTAAAGATGGCACAAGTTACTTTGTCAGCATCTTCCATATGGAGATAGGAGAAGATGGACTCAAATGACTTAATGCATTCTTTTGGTACTGCAGGATCAGTGCTTCCCATGAATTTAGGAGGATTCAGACGTCGAAAACGATCATACACATCTGTTTCAACAAGACCGTGTTTTGGTACTTGGACTTGTGCCTGCTCATGTGTCGTCCACTGCATTTCAAGCAATTGTTGTATCTGCTCTCCATGAACCTTCGCTTGTTGTTGGAGCAGCTGAGCAAAATCGTCTATAGGTCGTGACGCACtgccttcaccttcagctgctAGGGCCTTGCCCTTAGATGACTCTCCTTCATGTACCTTGCGTATAGATGGCATCGTCTTTATCCTACATGTATATCACGTAGAAGCACATAACTTAGCATAAACTATGGGAtacaaagatacttacttgccgaGTTCTCCATGTGTGGATGAAGTGCAATGTCTTCCCTCTCGAAGAACCGTGGGTTCTGATACCATTAATGTGTGACACTATACTTGACAAGATTAATGATACTTATAATCAAAATAGTGTTTGAATGATATACCTATATTATTAAGCAATTCAAACAAGAGGTAtcaatttgacggtttataaaaaatttggcATGATATTCTCACATTTTGTAATAACCAAAATTCAAGCAACAACATCCATACATACgtataatcatcatatacaaacatatatcatatcgTTATACATATAGTCATAAACGTTGtgaaacttgtttcaaaccctgacataaaATCCACTATACTACATATGCgaaagctatacaataagacgtccaggttcttgtcgaggCAAGGCaagtcacaagcatccattgacgaaccggcatcctatgcatcttcactacctgatcttgtaatacatgagctacgtgagtttataaaactcaataagttggcacttatacgtatcaatatgcatcaaagaattatacatatcaagtcgtgatcaacaatgaatctttaaaccatgtcataccatagcatatattcatgttcatttcaGTACTTGAGCATCATTAGTTACCGTGCttactttattatatagctactaccgTATTGGATGTCAGGGGGCCTTGTGACAACCCCACGctccatgaacatatattggccaacagatttggtggacttaaaaccacccatgatgtcaacaacctcatatatatataaaaatcagtcattttccttttctttcatgttcatgttatgGCATAGCACctattttcaatattcatgaatttctttcatatttaatatataacaaTGGAAtgtggtgctatgttttcatcaataaacgtgctaacaatgtacatatagcaataatcaatggaaagcatttgaaatacataatattactcatgtattacttcaagaacatgccaaattacagtccaagcgtaaaaatacttgtttgagacgatgtttctctctcctatactgtcaaatatatcaataatCCAATCACTATATTTATACTAGGTGAAAGTCACCCCTACATATATAACAATAAAAAGAGATGAAAACTTACCCCTCTAGAATGTTCTTGTGAAGGAGAACTAAATTCTAACTTGAAAATGATGACGAAGAGGAAGAAAATATCAATTGGAGGAAGAGTTTTTTATGTTCTCTCGAGTTTTTGCTGTGAAGGAAGTTGAGAAAATGGAGGAGAtgcttagaaaatttgaaacttATCCTTTTCTATACTCAGCAGCGCTCGATCTGTAAGATCTTACCGCTCGATTGTGGAACATTATGCCAAAGTACTTAATTTTTGGTTTAGGGGCGCTCGGACGGTAAGATCTTACAGCTCGGGCTCcataccgcccgagcgccacacaGGTTAATCAAATATTGCTCCAGAAACATTTCTTCCTTTCAGAATCTGAAAaggtggtaaacatgaaagttgtagccctatgttttttattgcatctccaattggtttcatgtcatttggaggtctgagtaaaaatttATACTCAATCTACCAAAATATATCATTACAGgaatgacgatacacacgacacactcgAGGTGCTTTTGGcttatcttccacaatgatttggacaaaacccaaaacatgaagtTGTAAtcttatatcttagctttctcaTGGTTgtggcctcacacaatttggatcaatatcgAAATCATTATGTTAAAATCCGCAAGAACTGTCatatttttcatctcatttcctgcaTTTTCATACCAACTTTTATTACACTACTTTatctacacatcttactatctttatttagacatatattcattctcaatatacCATGGataatatataaatcatattcaatctcactATCGATACCTCAATCAACACGTGAAACATAATGAGTCTAGTAATCACATACTAAATTACATAAACGTATTAttaatcatttgtacgagtaatcGGATATTACAGATATACAACCATAACCGCGAACTATTTCATttgataagtgataaccacttgaaaactCTGAGAGAGAGTTGTTCAttgcatcatcaaatgatcattcATCTTTAAGAATGATAAATGAAACATgatagtctcaagctcgagcgacctcTATCTTTATTTTAGGCTACCCCGAATCAACTTAGAAttagtttaaaataaaaagtacaCTTCTAATGGGTtacatgatcttacgttgaaaAGTAGATCTTATGATACATATGTATTATGATACATATTGTATATTAAAGAATTTATATATGGAATTTGCATGATTATGCAGATAAAGTATATgtcataattatataaaattataaaatatttttaaaataaagattgtttttacataaaaatcaataaaatctACGTCAAAAATTGACTCGCtggacatctactctaataaATTGCCGATATCTCTAGCTACTATTTGAGAGGACAAAAAAAACCCACTTGAAGGATCATGAGCTTGTATCCAGAAGTAAGCTTGAAATAGAGGAACTTGTTGAGGGACCACACCAAAGTCTAGTTGCTCTATAAGAAGCAGATGATGTTCAGACGTCCAAGGAAAATCTCGCAATACTCTGTTAGCATCCAGTCCATGAAAGAACTGGAACAAATACAAACTAGAGCCAAGATTTTGTATGCGAACGCCTTTGACCGGTTGCTAAATTGAAGCCAGTGTTCATGGCTtggaaattgatttttctatCTGTTAAGAAACGTCCGAAAAACACCATCTGAAATCAGTCGTGTTACTTTCACAGCGGAATTTGGTCCAAATCCAACACTCTTTCTAACGTGAGTATGTGATATAGGCCACCTCTTGCGTACAATGGTATAACTACTCAGTGGTGGACCGTGGCGACAGGACAAAAGTAGAAATACTCAGTGGACTGTCGACCAAATCTACAGTTAGTCCAGAGTGTGACAgataaaaatatccatcaagaacAAGATCCGGCATAAGTCATGCCTCTTCCCGTACatttgatttattattatttgcatgttttttatgaataaaagacaACCAATTCACTCCGAAATTTCGATTAGAGTTCAGAAAAAAACAACAGTTATTACACCAAACAACCGTATTACACGACTACAATAAACTCTTAAGTATTTACTGTATATCCCCCATTGGGATGCAGCACCTGCCCCGTTATGTAAGAGGAATCGACATTCGCAGCCAGGAACACATAACTCGGTGCAACCTCAATCGGCTGGCCCGCCCTTCCCATCGGCACTTGCTTCCCAAAGTCGACACACTCTTCTTCACCAAAAGATGATGGAATCAGAGGTGTCCAAATAGGGCCCGGCGCCACCCCATTCACCCGTATTCCCTTGTTCACCAACTGGAGGGCGAGCCCGCGAGTGAATGACACGATTGCACCTTTGGTCGATGTGTAGTCCAGTAACCGGGCGTTCCCTTTGTACGCATTCACTGATGTGGTGTTGATGATGCAGCTACCTTCCTTCATGTGCTTCAAAGCATGCCTGTACAAGCAATAACAAAAGCAGCAGATTAAGGACTATTTATGCTTTCTATCCCAAGGCAACCATGTGATGGCTACAACGATGATCGGGATATATATGATGATCACCTGGTCACGAGGAAATAAGAGAAAACATTAGTCCTAAACACCCTTTCTAGCCTCTCCTCATCAATGTCTTCAACCGAAGAAGCCTTGTACTGCTCGGCAGCATTGTTAACCAGAATGTCAATCCGCCCGAACTTATCAACCACTTCATCAACCACTCGTTTGCAGTTCTTATCATACCCCAAATCCGCAGCTATAGCAATGGCGTCTTTCGCCTCAGCTCTTTTCGATTGACTCAACAATTCAAGAGTGTCCTTCGCATCCTTGTCTTCTTGTCCCTTCACGTACGTAAAAGCCACAGTTGCACCCTCCAGCGCGAAACAGTTGCATACCGCTTGCCCGATGCCCGAATCACCTCCAGTGACAAGAGCCACTTTACCCTGTAAATTAAAGCACGCTTGATTCATGAACAAAATAATAAGAAAACTAATTAAATATCGATCATACCGCAAGCTTGTTGGATGATTTGTATTGTTGAGTTGCTGCTTGGGGAATTGGGTCCATAACATGCTGTTTTCCGGGCTGAGTGTCCTGTTTCTGAGGTGGGAATTTCTGGCCGTCTGTTGCCATTGATAATCGAAATTGGCTGGTTGAAAATTgtatgtaaatatatatatatggagtGAACTCTACCGAACTGATTGTTACAAGTTCACATGTGTATATATACTTGGGTATATCGGTGGTGGATGGAAGATGATAAGGTAGAATAGTAACGTGGCCACGGGAATTAGCGTGATACGTGTTTGATGCTTGAGGTTCTCAGGGACACGTTTGTGAAGAAAGTTCGATGAGATTTGTGCAGAACATTatagatgttttaaaatattcttttatttccTCAATAttctaaattattattattaatatttgttAAAAGGTGGTGATTCATTGTTGGTCATCTAGTTGAAGTGTTGACCGGTAGTTTTAACTTTCTTGATCGCAAAAATGAATTCTGCGAAATTTGATATCGAAATGTTTAGGGGAAAAAATGATTCAGCTTATGGATATTGAAAATGCGGGCAATTCTCGTTCAACAGGGCATTGAAAATTCTTTTTTGTTGAGTTGTTGTTGTGATTCTTCATAGAAATCGTTCAATATTTCGATTTGGTGTTCTAATGCTTCACAATAGGAATTGCTATTCGATTATCAAGTGATATCAGAACAACAAAGTCTTGAGTTGGCATTGGAGGGTGAGGAGAAACTGCCATCGACATTCACCGGAAAGATCAGGCTCTGCTTTCTATTGCGGTCATAATCCACAGAATAGGAGACTCTTGTCAGATACATTTCTCTATGGTAGAGTCTTCAACACTTGCAGATGTACAA from Primulina tabacum isolate GXHZ01 chromosome 3, ASM2559414v2, whole genome shotgun sequence encodes:
- the LOC142539170 gene encoding glucose and ribitol dehydrogenase-like, which translates into the protein MATDGQKFPPQKQDTQPGKQHVMDPIPQAATQQYKSSNKLAGKVALVTGGDSGIGQAVCNCFALEGATVAFTYVKGQEDKDAKDTLELLSQSKRAEAKDAIAIAADLGYDKNCKRVVDEVVDKFGRIDILVNNAAEQYKASSVEDIDEERLERVFRTNVFSYFLVTRHALKHMKEGSCIINTTSVNAYKGNARLLDYTSTKGAIVSFTRGLALQLVNKGIRVNGVAPGPIWTPLIPSSFGEEECVDFGKQVPMGRAGQPIEVAPSYVFLAANVDSSYITGQVLHPNGGYTVNT